The Populus alba chromosome 4, ASM523922v2, whole genome shotgun sequence genome contains a region encoding:
- the LOC118037032 gene encoding uncharacterized protein, with product MDQDTQGNKGIIGNLDQVHRVRIFNVSDLSGNSSNLDNGVAIETLKAMNSGEKVAAVVETGVLNANIEGLGSSERVASQGTSDRKRIEESMNEGTVANTINMVNGAVLETVIVLNSGATSSVDGENKDLGAKNEELGLRGGMINEETRHGLGDGEVLNQVERGRGWYSSNSRAVLETLIAIGPEETAGINGGNQRLELRGNEMRLSKGTMEESEKKVSKVGKSSCVVDMTSGGGGTGGGGGFKDNCDGERVCRICHLSSEGLLEATDATATATTNSMDLIQIGCGCKDDLGIAHVYCAETWFKLKGNRICEICGKTAMNIKGVGENAFPERRFIRSTGFSSESSGGCWRGQPFCNFLLACLVIAFVLPWFFRVKMF from the exons ATGGATCAAGACACACAAGGAAACAAAGGAATTATTGGCAATTTGGACCAAGTGCATCGGGTAAGGATTTTCAATGTCAGTGATTTGAGTGGAAATTCAAGCAATTTGGATAATGGGGTTGCCATAGAGACTTTAAAGGCAATGAATTCAGGAGAGAAAGTGGCTGCTGTGGTGGAAACTGGGGTTTTGAATGCCAATATTGAGGGGTTGGGATCCAGTGAGAGAGTGGCAAGTCAGGGAACAAGTGATAGGAAAAGAATTGAAGAGTCAATGAATGAAGGAACGGTCGCAAATACAATTAATATGGTTAATGGAGCTGTACTTGAGACTGTTATTGTGTTGAATTCAGGGGCGACTTCAAGTGTTGATGGAGAAAATAAGGATCTGGGAGCAAAAAATGAGGAGTTGGGGCTCAGAGGTGGAATGATAAATGAGGAAACACGTCATGGGCTTGGAGATGGTGAGGTATTAAATCAAGTTGAGCGAGGAAGAGGTTGGTATTCGAGTAATTCTAGGGCTGTGCTCGAGACTCTGATCGCGATAGGTCCTGAAGAGACTGCGGGAATTAATGGAGGAAACCAAAGATTGGAACTCAGGGGCAATGAGATGAGGTTAAGCAAGGGAACAATGGAGGAGTCAGAGAAGAAAGTGAGCAAAGTGGGGAAGTCATCGTGTGTGGTTGATATGACGAGTGGAGGCGGCGgaacaggaggaggaggaggttttAAGGATAACTGTGATGGAGAAAGGGTTTGTAGGATATGTCACTTGAGTTCCGAGGGGTTGCTGGAAGCTACAGACGCAACTGCTACTGCCACAACCAACTCCATGGATCTAATTCAGATTGGTTGTGGATGTAAAGATGATCTTGGCATTGCACATGTGTATTGTGCTGAAACATGGTTTAAGCTAAAAGGAAACAG AATCTGTGAAATATGTGGAAAGACAGCAATGAATATCAAGGGTGTTGGGGAGAACGCTTTTCCGGAAAGGAGATTTATCAGGAGCACTGGTTTCTCATCAGAGAGCAGTGGAGGGTGTTGGCGGGGACAGCCCTTCTGTAACTTCCTATTGGCATGCTTGGTAATAGCTTTTGTGCTTCCATGGTTTTTTAGGGTGAAAATGTTTTAG
- the LOC118037035 gene encoding uncharacterized protein isoform X2: protein MCFFQQAAQVGVPHLLSQSLLNLAEIADGSLAFASQNGVLQSSDRKLPLSSNQEEIMALFRRIQYSISQGESTATGKKNAGRSEKSPTDSILEVLLRSRKRAKDTNTVTEGKNVPTHKQSVPQGPEDASTKCLSGF from the exons ATGTGTTTCTTTCAGCAAGCAGCTCAAGTTGGGGTACCCCATTTACTCTCTCAAAG CTTGTTAAATTTGGCTGAGATTGCAGATGGGTCCTTGGCTTTTGCTTCACAGAATGGTGTGCTTCAATCTTCTGATAGAAAACTTCCCTTGTCATCTAACCAGGAGGAGATAATGGCCCTTTTCAGACGGATACAGTATTCAATTTCGCAGGGAGAGTCTACCGCCACTGGGAAAAAGAATGCTGGCAGGTCTGAGAAGTCCCCTACTGATTCAATTCTGGAAGTTCTTCTCCGTTCAAGGAAGCGAGCAAAAG ACACAAATACAGTTACGGAAGGAAAGAATGTCCCAACACACAAACAAAGTGTGCCCCAAGGTCCAGAAGATGCAAGCACGAAATGCCTTAGCGGATTTTAA
- the LOC118037035 gene encoding uncharacterized protein isoform X1, which produces MVSAVVFYPQNTFFNKPSCVSFSKQLKLGYPIYSLKDGSLAFASQNGVLQSSDRKLPLSSNQEEIMALFRRIQYSISQGESTATGKKNAGRSEKSPTDSILEVLLRSRKRAKDTNTVTEGKNVPTHKQSVPQGPEDASTKCLSGF; this is translated from the exons ATGGTTTCTGCTGTTGTTTTCTATCCTCAAAACACTTTCTTTAACAAACCCTCATGTGTTTCTTTCAGCAAGCAGCTCAAGTTGGGGTACCCCATTTACTCTCTCAAAG ATGGGTCCTTGGCTTTTGCTTCACAGAATGGTGTGCTTCAATCTTCTGATAGAAAACTTCCCTTGTCATCTAACCAGGAGGAGATAATGGCCCTTTTCAGACGGATACAGTATTCAATTTCGCAGGGAGAGTCTACCGCCACTGGGAAAAAGAATGCTGGCAGGTCTGAGAAGTCCCCTACTGATTCAATTCTGGAAGTTCTTCTCCGTTCAAGGAAGCGAGCAAAAG ACACAAATACAGTTACGGAAGGAAAGAATGTCCCAACACACAAACAAAGTGTGCCCCAAGGTCCAGAAGATGCAAGCACGAAATGCCTTAGCGGATTTTAA
- the LOC118037033 gene encoding pentatricopeptide repeat-containing protein DOT4, chloroplastic — protein sequence MMILMATILPSKLSLPLNNKKSGGKHSFQSKYVFFSNKPYPKFAPLSPNLHFSYDTVSVITSPAQSKDNKITDWNTKINEVCEMGNIDKAIELLYMSPKTEIESRTCCSILQLSAELKSLQDGKKVHSFICSSGISIDSVLGSKLVFMYVTCGDLREGRLIFDKIRNEKVFLWNLMMNGYTKIGDFKESVSLFRQMLDLGVEVNSHTVSCILKCFAALGSAKEGKWVHGFLLKLGLGSYNAVVNSLIAFYLKIRRVDVARKLFDELSDRDVISWNSMISGYVANGFSEKGVELFKKMLYSGVDMDLATMVSILQACANCGDVSLGRAVHGSGVKACAHWKTTFCNTLLDMYAKCGVLDGAIRVFDLMSVRTVVTWTSLIAAYAREGLSDEAIRLFHEMDREGVSPDIFTITTVLHACACNGSLENGKDVHNYIRENDMQSNIFVCNALMDMYAKCGSMEDAKAVFLEMPVKDIISWNTMIGGYSKNSLPNEALSLFGDMVLEMKPDGTTLACILPACASLASLDRGKEVHGHILRNGFFSDQQVANALVDMYVKCGVPVLARLLFDMIPTKDLITWTVMIAGYGMHGFGNNAITTFNEMRQAGVEPDEVSFISILYACSHSGLLDEGWRFFNIMQDECNVKPKLEHYACIVDLLARSGKLAMAYKFIKSMPIEPDATIWGALLSGCRIHHDVKLAEKVAEHVFELEPENTGYYVLLANTYAEAEKWEEVKKLRQKIGRRGLKKNPGCSWIEVKSKVHIFLAGNSSHPQAKKIEVLLKRLRSKMKEEGYFPKTRYALINADSLQKETALCGHSEKLAMAFGILNLPPGRTIRVSKNLRVCGDCHEMAKFISKTLGREIVLRDSNRFHHFKDGVCCCRGFW from the coding sequence ATGATGATTTTAATGGCCACAATCCTTCCATCAAAACTTTCTCTCCctctaaataacaaaaaaagcgGAGGAAAGCACTCTTTCCAGTCTAAATATGTGTTCTTTTCCAACAAACCATATCCAAAGTTTGCTCCTTTATCACCAAATTTACACTTTTCTTATGACACGGTATCCGTCATTACCTCACCAGCCCAATCCAAAGATAACAAAATCACTGATTGGAACACAAAAATCAATGAGGTCTGTGAAATGGGAAATATTGATAAAGCAATAGAACTGCTTTACATGTCTCCAAAAACTGAAATTGAGTCAAGAACTTGTTGCTCAATATTGCAACTTTCTGCAGAACTTAAATCCTTACAAGATGGCAAGAAAGttcattcatttatttgttCTAGTGGGATTTCAATTGACAGTGTTTTAGGATCGAAACTTGTATTTATGTATGTAACTTGTGGGGATTTAAGAGAAGGGAGGCTGATTTTTGATAAGATAAGAAATGAGAAGGTTTTTCTTTGGAATCTAATGATGAATGGGTATACCAAGATTGGTGATTTTAAAGAGAGTGTCTCTTTATTTAGGCAGATGTTGGATTTGGGTGTTGAAGTTAACTCTCATACAGTTTCTTGTATATTGAAGTGTTTTGCAGCTTTAGGCAGTGCAAAGGAAGGTAAATGGGTTCATGGGTTTCTGTTAAAATTGGGTTTGGGTTCTTATAATGCTGTTGTTAATTCGCTCATTGCTTTTTACTTGAAGATTAGGAGAGTTGATGTTGCCCGTAAGTTGTTCGATGAATTGAGTGACAGAGATGTTATTTCATGGAATTCAATGATTAGTGGGTATGTGGCTAATGGTTTTTCTGAGAAAGGAGTTGAACTTTTCAAAAAGATGCTATATTCGGGAGTTGATATGGATTTGGCTACAATGGTCAGTATTCTTCAAGCTTGTGCAAATTGTGGTGATGTTTCATTGGGTAGAGCAGTTCATGGTTCTGGAGTGAAGGCCTGTGCTCACTGGAAAACTACCTTTTGCAATACATTACTGGATATGTATGCCAAATGTGGTGTTTTGGATGGTGCTATTCGAGTttttgacttgatgagtgtAAGAACTGTTGTGACTTGGACTTCATTGATTGCAGCTTATGCTCGAGAAGGTCTCTCTGATGAAGCTATTCGATTGTTCCATGAAATGGACAGGGAAGGTGTTAGCCCGGATATTTTTACTATCACAACGGTTCTTCATGCTTGTGCTTGTAATGGGTCACTGGAAAATGGCAAGGATGTGCACAATTACATTAGGGAGAATGATATgcaatcaaatatatttgtgTGCAATGCTCTCATGGATATGTATGCAAAATGTGGAAGCATGGAAGATGCTAAAGcagtttttttagaaatgccTGTAAAAGATATCATCTCATGGAACACCATGATTGGAGGTTACTCAAAAAACAGTCTACCCAATGAAGCTCTTAGTCTGTTTGGTGATATGGTGTTAGAAATGAAACCTGATGGTACGACTTTGGCATGTATTCTTCCCGCTTGTGCCAGCCTAGCTTCTCTAGATAGAGGCAAAGAGGTTCATGGTCATATATTGAGAAATGGATTTTTTTCTGATCAACAGGTTGCCAACGCACTTGTTGACATGTATGTGAAGTGTGGGGTACCGGTTCTTGCACGGTTGCTCTTTGATATGATTCCTACAAAGGATTTGATCACATGGACAGTTATGATTGCTGGATATGGCATGCATGGATTTGGGAACAATGCTATCACTACCTTTAATGAGATGAGGCAAGCAGGTGTTGAGCCTGATGAAGTGTCCTTCATTTCAATACTGTATGCTTGCAGTCATTCCGGATTGCTTGACGAAGGATGGAGATTCTTTAACATTATGCAAGATGAATGCAATGTCAAGCCAAAGCTGGAGCATTATGCTTGTATAGTGGATCTTTTAGCTCGCAGTGGGAAACTAGCCATGGCatacaaattcataaaatcaaTGCCAATTGAACCTGATGCCACAATCTGGGGAGCACTGCTCTCCGGGTGTAGGATTCACCATGATGTCAAATTAGCTGAGAAAGTTGCGGAACACGTCTTTGAACTTGAACCAGAGAACACGGGATACTATGTACTTTTAGCAAATACCTATGCCGAGGCAGAGAAATGGGAAGAGGTGAAAAAGCTGAGACAAAAGATTGGTCGGCGGGGTTTAAAGAAGAACCCAGGCTGCAGTTGGATAGAAGTCAAGAGCAAAGTTCACATCTTTCTTGCTGGAAATAGTTCGCACCCACAAGCCAAAAAGATAGAGGTTTTGTTGAAGAGGTTGAGATCAAAGATGAAGGAAGAAGGTTACTTTCCTAAAACAAGATATGCTTTGATCAATGCAGATAGCCTGCAGAAGGAAACGGCTCTGTGTGGGCATAGTGAGAAATTAGCCATGGCTTTTGGAATATTGAACTTGCCACCTGGGAGAACAATACGGGTATCAAAGAACCTGAGAGTGTGTGGTGACTGTCATGAGATGGCAAAGTTCATTTCCAAGACATTAGGAAGGGAGATTGTCTTGAGAGATTCTAATCGGTTTCACCATTTCAAGGATGGCGTTTGTTGTTGCAGAGGTTTCTGGTGA